The Panicum virgatum strain AP13 chromosome 5K, P.virgatum_v5, whole genome shotgun sequence genome has a window encoding:
- the LOC120707906 gene encoding uncharacterized protein LOC120707906: protein MDAFDPRADEYLLSTHTRCSTIWVNRHNHISNGHHHSQQTCITALTRIIKARARWEKRQAKVLKKVRTRMVNQENSDTGRSWSDVWGSPPRDQNNEEEASERAKRAAAAARRW from the exons ATGGATGCCTTTGATCCAAGAGCGGATGAATATTTGCTGTCTACGCACACAAGGTGTTCGACTATATGGGTCAACCGCCATAATCACATCTCAAATGGTCACCATCACTCACAGCAAACCTGCATCACTGCTCTCACCAGAATAATTAAG GCAAGGGCTCGTTGGGAAAAGAGGCAAGCAAAAGTCTTG aaaaaagTCAGAACACGGATGGTGAACCAAGAGAATTCAGACACAGGCAGGTCTTGGAGCGATGTCTGGGGATCCCCACCACGAGATCAAAACAATG AGGAAGAAGCATCGGAGAGAGCCAAGAGAGCGGCGGCTGCTGCAAGACGGTGGTGA